TTAACCACGACCAAGTCAAATTCAACCGGCGATTTTTGCCAAAGAACGGCGACAATGTTTCGCGACGATTGATTGTCCGGCCAGCCATTGGGCCGGAGCAGCGTGGCCATGCTTCGGCCGACGCACGAATCTTTGATCGTGGTAAGAAGTTGCTCATACGCCGTCGCGATTTCCTCATTCACCAGTTCGTCCGGCCAGCGGCCAAGCTGAACGGGGATTTGCGAACGCCGCCCGTCGAGCTGTCCTTCGTAAAGAAACCGCATGCCCGGCAGCCCGAGCACCAGCAATGCCGCGGCGCGATTTTCAGCGGGCGAAAGAATGGGCGCGATGCGTGGCTCATCGTGGTTCTCGAGAAAATGCGCGCTGGCCGCAAGGTACTCCGGGGGGCACGAAAGCAAATTGGGCTGCACCTCGCCGTAATGCCGGTTCGCCAACAGATCGTAAACCGTCTTGTTGTAAGTGTAGTCAAAGCCGAGCGATTGCAACCGCCCTTCAAGTCCCCAATACGCTTCAGCCAGGAAAATGAACTGCGGATGCGCCTGCTTCACCGCTCCAATGGCCTCAGGCCAAAATTCCGTTTTCGGCGCGGGCGAAGCATCGGGAAGATGCGCCCAGGTGCGCGCAAACACGTCATTGAGCAACAACATGGACATATCGCAACGCACGCCGTCGCAGCGCTCCGCCACAGATTTCAGAATTTCAATCATCGCCGCGCGGGTCTCGGGCCGGCGATAGTTCATCTGGATGGTATCGGGCCAAGCGGCAAAGTTCGGATCCTTGCCATGCGCTAGCCATCGTGGGCCGAGAACGGTTTCCTGCTCGAAAACTCCCGCACCCGGCCCCGGACTCTGCATGAAATGATCCGGCTCCTTCGTGGCCCACGGATGGTCGAGTCCCATGTGATTGGGAACGAAATCCAGCAGCAGTTTCATTCCATGCGCGTGAAGTTTTTTGCGAAAGGCCTTGAGCCCGGCTTCGCCGCCGAGCGCAGCGGAGACTTTGTATTCGGCAATGGCATACGGCGAACCCGGCACATCCTCTTTTTTCCAACCGGGAACGAGCCGATTGAACGTGGCTTCCATATTGCCACCGTCAAAGCACATCAACCGGCAACGTGGACCCGTCGTCCAAACGCCCATGGCCCAGATATGCGTAAATCCCAGTTGCTGCCAGCGAACGAATTCGCTGTCCGGCACGTCTGCAAGCGTGACCTCCCTGCCTGCTTGTTCCGAAAGCAACCGCAACCAGCAACGCGTATTGATCTCAAAAAGCAGCGGGTGATTCATGGGATGCGCTAACCGTTACCAGTTCTGGCCCAACCGCGCAAGCATAACAGCGCCTTGCCTTTAAAGAAGGACGCACCAGAGGACTGCCGCGGCAACCAGTCTAGCCCCCGCACCATTTGGCCCATAATTTTTTTTCTCGCCGTTAAGCGAACTTATCCGAACTTATCCGAGCCAACGCGAACTCAGGCGAACTTTTGCGAACCAATTTTCATCCTTTGGCTCGCCTGGCATCAGGTTCGTCCATTTCTCCTCTCTGTCCTATATTTCAAAGAACCGCCTCCACCATGCCATATTCTCCAAATGCAGTCCACCCTTCCATAGGATACAAATACGCTTCTCTGACAACTCTTCCTCCCCAAAAAAAATCAGGCAACCGAAGTGTTTCGATTGCCTGATGGTATGGCCGGGGCGGACAGTTTATCCGCAAACGGCCAAAGGTGTTGCGCTATTGACTTTGCAAGCCGCTGTCACCAGCGCCGAACGGGTTGCCACGGCCAACGGAGCCATTGTCACCAGTCGGAGCGTTAGGCGCAGGAGCCGGAGTATAAGGCTCGGGCACGTCACTGCTTTGCGCAGAGCCGACGCCGTTTTCGGTGTCGTTACCCATCGCGCCGGAGTTATTGCGGTCAGTGGCACAACCGGCGAGCAGAGCAGCCGCGGCAGTGAAGACTAATATGCGATGATTGATTTTCATACTGTTGTCTTTCTCTTAGTTTTTTGGTTGCTTACGCGATTGGCTGAGAACTCTCCGAGCCCTCGCATCTTCTGACACTCTCTATTGCTTGCCGCGTGCCATGAGGCTAAAAGACTACTGAATGTCTGATTTACAATGCCTTACGAAGAAGAAGAAGGCTTCCCGGCGTGCATCCTGCAACTCATCGCCAAACTGGTTAAGGCAGTTTGCATGTTCAAAACGCGCCGTTCCGCCTTGGATGAGAAAAAATGTCGCGCTTCATTACGAAGCGGTATCCATTCCTGTGAGTTGTAGTGGCGATCTGTGACCTCTGAACCCAAAAAAAAGGGCGGTCATAGACCGCCGCTACGGGTTGAAATTTTCAAGCTGATACCATTATTGCAGCATCTTTGCCGCAGTAATAGGCGCCGCCGGATGTCCGGCAACCGCCAACGCTGGCGTTTCCCCCGGAAAAATATCCAGGGGCGCCGCTGTATAAGTATGCCCCATTTCGAGCGTGACCATCTGCTGGCTGGCATCGCGGAATTTCACCGGAAGGCTCAATCTTTCTTTTCCGTTCTTCGCTTTGAAAACCGCGAAGTGCAGATGCGCGCCATTGCTGAAACCAGTGTTGCCGGAAAGCGCGATAATATCTCCAGCGTTGACGTGGTCGCCCACCTTGACTTTGTTGCCACCGTGTTTGAGATGGCCATAAATGCCGATCGTACCGTCGGAATGTTGAATCAGGACGCAGTTGGCATCCTTCTCGAACTTGCGATCAGGCCCGCCGCGGTTCATGTCGTCCTTGGACTGCACAACGACGCCCCCACGCGCCGCATGGACCGGCGTGCCCACCGGCATTTTCCAATCAATGGCAAATTCATCGGGACCGCAATGGCTGAAACTGCCATGATAACCCTGGCTTACCGGAAACGAACTGCCAGGCGCATAGGGCAACTGGTAAGAGTAGTTTTCATCCGGCACCGCAGTCGCGCTGCCGATCACACAGGAATTTTCATAACGATAATTCCACGGCGCGTTGGTTTCAATTCGCGAGAGCGCGAAAGCTTCGACGGTTACATTGCCGCCCAGCGTTGTGGTATAAGGAAAGGTGGTGTTGCCCTGAAGATTCGTCATGTCCATGTCGAGCGTCGCGGTGATGGACGCGAGCCCGAGATTTTGAACATAAAAATGAATCACGCCGTCGCGCTTGACCGTGAAAACATTCAGCCGTCTGGGCGCGGGTTCCGCGTGGAGCCGCGGAGTCATGGCAGAGCTGCAAACAAGCCCCGCCAGGAGCATCATCGAGATTGAAGTTTTCAATAGACCCATGCCGTAATCCACACCCAATAGAGAAATTTTGCGGCGCACTTTTATAGCTATACGAACGGCGCGTTGCAATGGATACCCGAATATATTTTTTATGTTTTTAATTAAATTGATCACGGGTGGATGAAAGCATCTTAGTCTCCGGCTTGAAAAAAAACCGACGACCAGAAGGCTGATATATAAGTAGGATTTTTCCTACAAAGCATCAACGGATGGGTAATGCTCTTTTGCACTTTGCGAATGACTCACAACTCTATTGTGTTGAATGATCTGCAAAGGACTCAAAAAGGCGGAAATAAAAACGGATGGATTCGCATTTAGCGAAATCCATCCGCGCGTGTAGAAGATATTTTTTGAAGTAATTATTCGCAGCTATTTTTTGCCAGCGCCACAGTCGTTCCCAGCGCCGTTTTGTCCAAAATTTGGAATGGCGTTAAGGATTTGGTGACAGGCCAACGCGATAGAAACTGGCGGCATTTGTATTCGTATTAAGCGTATCCGTAAACAAGACCGGATTGGTCGCGGCGGTATTGGTTGCCAAGGACAGCCACGTCGTCAGATTGGATGAATTTTGGATCACATAATTGAGTCCGGGATTTGCGGAATACAGAAACGAAAATTGGCCATTCGTGATGAGCGGAGTGCTGGCCGAAATCGGCAAGGGCGTAACGGCCGTCACATTCACCACCGCTGAAGTTGCGGAAACACCTCCGGCCGACGCCACCGCCGTCAAGGCGTAAGTCCCCGCCGCCAGTGGCGTGGATCGCAGCGTGAACGGTGCATTGGTCACAGTTCCGATCTGATTAGTGCCGGCGAAGAACGTGACATTCGTTACCGTGCCGCCTCCCACAATCGCCGCCAGGGCAATGCTCGCGGGTTCGGCAAAGACCGCGCCATTTGTCGGACTGCTGATTGAAATCGTCGGCGGCGGAACGACTACTGAGGCGACATTCACGAGACCGGTCATGTTAAAACTCACCGCATGGAAATTGCATTGGAACGGAAACGACCCGGCCGTCGTGAATGTATGCGAGCAACCGGAACCCAGCGTTGTAAAGATCGAAGCGCCACACATGGGTTCAGCGCCCGTGCCCGTCACTGTGTGTTCGAAGCCTGCGGAGTTATTTGAAAAGATGATCGTGTCACCGATGTTGATGTTGATGATCTTCGGGGTAAAGGCAAAGTTGGCGCCGAAACCAACGACAACGGTGTCTGCCATGGAAACACTTTGTTGCAGGGCAAAAGCCGCAACAATAATCATAGCCAGCCGGATCGAGAAGCGATGGAATATTTTTTTCATAAGCGCATAAGCGATAGAGTCTGAACCTTCAGGCATGAATCGTGTCCGCCACCTCGCGGTAGCGTTACGAAGAGCCCACGGACGAATGCTTGCTGTTTCTATGAGGCGGCAGTGAAGAAAATTGTTCCCGCTAAAATTTGGGGAAATATTTAATATAGTGACGGCTCGCGTGGACGCCCATCTTCGCGGCGCGGCCACCAACGTGTAAACTCAGCGAAGCTTGAAAGAGAGTGAGGCAAAAATCGTATGCGCTTCGTAATTCAGCGCATTGCCTTCGCTGGGCTCTTCGTACTTGTTAAACGAATAGAGCACCTTCGCGGAGAGCTGTTTCGTCAACCGGCGGGTCAAAGCGATTTGAATGGAGTTCATCTGATACTCCATGCCGACGGGCAAACCGTTGAGAATATTATTCTGGCCGAAATCCGCTTCGGAAAATGAATAGCTGGCGGACAAATCGGTTTTTTGATCCAGCACATAGGTCGCATTGGCCAGAAGGCTGTAGGTATGCCCGCGATACGGCGCGATGCCATTGAACCCATTGTCCTCCGTGATAGTTACCGAAGGCTGGTACGCAAACGTCGTTGAGAGATACAGCCGCCGCCAAGGAGTGACGACCGCGTTGATCGAATAAATCTTGGTGATGGATTCACCCGCCAGCACGTCGCCCCCGGGAGAAATGCCCGCAACCGGCCCCGTTGAATCGCGATAATCGCTGGTTAAATATTGATACGAGAACGTGGTCTTCAGCCAGTTAATCGGGTGCAGCACGAGTTTCGCCTCAGCTTCGTCGGTGAGGATGTCGCGCGATTGCAGAAAGCCGGGGTAAGCGCCGACCGGCAGCGAATTGGCGTCGCTGTTATAATGGCTATCATTTTCGTAACGGCGATAATGCGCGCTCAACGAAACACTTTGCCACGGTGATGTGCTGAAGCCGACGCGCATGTCGGTCATCTGGCTGCCCAAATCCGTGTTCAACAAATAATTTCCAAACGCGGCGTTGTCCGGTTGGTTGTCCAATTCCGTTTCCCCGATGCGTTCCTGCCGCAAACGCCCCTCGGCAAAAAGCACCGTCCAGGGAATCGCCGTATATCGTAATGCGACATTTTCTGAAAACGAGCTGTCGTCGTAATCGGAGGACAAGGTCGTGGGAATCGGAGCGAGCACGGAAAGCGGAATGTCCGTGTTGGCGGGATTGAGCGCGCCGCTGCCAAAACCCTGCTGGCGCGTCCATTCGCTTTGCACGCCAGTCGAAAGCGACAAGCCATGAAAAGGCCCCAACAATCCATTGATATTGAAAACGTGCGATTCTTTTTCGAGGCTGATGTCCGGCACGGCGGAAACAAAGCCGAGCGCAAAACTGTCAGTAAAATTCGCTTCGGAGTTGAGCTTGCTATAAAGATAACCCG
The genomic region above belongs to Verrucomicrobiia bacterium and contains:
- a CDS encoding alpha-amylase family glycosyl hydrolase encodes the protein MNHPLLFEINTRCWLRLLSEQAGREVTLADVPDSEFVRWQQLGFTHIWAMGVWTTGPRCRLMCFDGGNMEATFNRLVPGWKKEDVPGSPYAIAEYKVSAALGGEAGLKAFRKKLHAHGMKLLLDFVPNHMGLDHPWATKEPDHFMQSPGPGAGVFEQETVLGPRWLAHGKDPNFAAWPDTIQMNYRRPETRAAMIEILKSVAERCDGVRCDMSMLLLNDVFARTWAHLPDASPAPKTEFWPEAIGAVKQAHPQFIFLAEAYWGLEGRLQSLGFDYTYNKTVYDLLANRHYGEVQPNLLSCPPEYLAASAHFLENHDEPRIAPILSPAENRAAALLVLGLPGMRFLYEGQLDGRRSQIPVQLGRWPDELVNEEIATAYEQLLTTIKDSCVGRSMATLLRPNGWPDNQSSRNIVAVLWQKSPVEFDLVVVNLAPHTSQGVVVLPVSDLASKHWQMRDLLGTEKYQRPGSELAANGLYLDLAPHHAQLFRFEPHTH
- a CDS encoding M23 family metallopeptidase, with translation MTPRLHAEPAPRRLNVFTVKRDGVIHFYVQNLGLASITATLDMDMTNLQGNTTFPYTTTLGGNVTVEAFALSRIETNAPWNYRYENSCVIGSATAVPDENYSYQLPYAPGSSFPVSQGYHGSFSHCGPDEFAIDWKMPVGTPVHAARGGVVVQSKDDMNRGGPDRKFEKDANCVLIQHSDGTIGIYGHLKHGGNKVKVGDHVNAGDIIALSGNTGFSNGAHLHFAVFKAKNGKERLSLPVKFRDASQQMVTLEMGHTYTAAPLDIFPGETPALAVAGHPAAPITAAKMLQ
- a CDS encoding Ig-like domain-containing protein encodes the protein MKKIFHRFSIRLAMIIVAAFALQQSVSMADTVVVGFGANFAFTPKIININIGDTIIFSNNSAGFEHTVTGTGAEPMCGASIFTTLGSGCSHTFTTAGSFPFQCNFHAVSFNMTGLVNVASVVVPPPTISISSPTNGAVFAEPASIALAAIVGGGTVTNVTFFAGTNQIGTVTNAPFTLRSTPLAAGTYALTAVASAGGVSATSAVVNVTAVTPLPISASTPLITNGQFSFLYSANPGLNYVIQNSSNLTTWLSLATNTAATNPVLFTDTLNTNTNAASFYRVGLSPNP
- a CDS encoding c-type cytochrome domain-containing protein; the encoded protein is MTRRRGVYFFALSFAGCFGMFAADVDESKLPPAAPVKIDFARDIQPIFENSCLRCHGPEKTKSKFRLDNRVSAIKGGEKGVDILPGNSAKSPLIHYVAGLVEDMQMPPEGKGDALTTNQVALLRAWIDQGAKMDGAPPTNNFAFSITPIIGVTGVKGDAQKFREHYWQKEGANGGLEEFQLYEQLDPNTKYLLSGHALQDDYNITLDVDRNDIGFVHTGWQQYRKYFDDTGGYYPAHDGPSSLKLGQDLHLDIGKAWIDFGLTLPDWPKLVLGYEYDFKQGDEAETGWSAASPSQPNIAPVARSLNEGTHILKLDIDYELDGLMIEDQFRGEFYRLDESYHQADSRTTLTESVAQGTTYFQGANTLRLEKKFSDWFFGSAGYLYSKLNSEANFTDSFALGFVSAVPDISLEKESHVFNINGLLGPFHGLSLSTGVQSEWTRQQGFGSGALNPANTDIPLSVLAPIPTTLSSDYDDSSFSENVALRYTAIPWTVLFAEGRLRQERIGETELDNQPDNAAFGNYLLNTDLGSQMTDMRVGFSTSPWQSVSLSAHYRRYENDSHYNSDANSLPVGAYPGFLQSRDILTDEAEAKLVLHPINWLKTTFSYQYLTSDYRDSTGPVAGISPGGDVLAGESITKIYSINAVVTPWRRLYLSTTFAYQPSVTITEDNGFNGIAPYRGHTYSLLANATYVLDQKTDLSASYSFSEADFGQNNILNGLPVGMEYQMNSIQIALTRRLTKQLSAKVLYSFNKYEEPSEGNALNYEAHTIFASLSFKLR